The stretch of DNA CCATGACTTCGTGATTCAAGATGCATTGGCTGAAGGTTCTGTAGTGCAAGTACTGGAAGATTGGACCATCAAGAGTAATTACCATGGCGCTATCGCGATGCAGTTTGCTCAAACCAAGTATATGCCTGCTCGCCTACGTGTATTCATTGATTACGCAATGGAACACTTGGGTGACAAGCTGGCAGGAGAAATAAACTGATGCTGAAAGGAATACACCACGCCGCCATTATTTGCTCAGACTACGAAGTCTCTAAACGCTTTTATACGGAAGTTTTAAAGCTTGAAGTGATTGCGGAGAATTATCGTGAAGCACGTCAGTCGTATAAGCTCGACTTGGCACTGCCTAATGGCGCTCAAATAGAATTATTCAGTTTCCCTGACGCACCTGAAAGACCAAGCTTTCCGGAAGCTCAAGGGCTGAGACATTTGGCTTTTTGTGTTGATGACGTTCAACATGCCAAAAGCTATTTGGAAGAACAAGGCATTGAAGTCGAACCGATTCGAGTTGATGAGTTTACGGGGAAATCATTTACGTTTTTCGCAGACCCAGACGGCCTGCCGCTAGAGCTGTATCAGATCTAAAGCTTTATCAAATCTAGCGCTGAATCAAGTCTAAAGCCTCCCTCACAAAAGAAGCAATCATCTGATTAATAAAACGGACTTTCTCAAGTCGAGAAAGTCCGTTTGCATGTCAATTAACTCAACGCGGTCTTGAATTTCTCAACGCGTGAAAACAGTAACCAATCCAATAGCATTGCAGTCACAATCGTTGCACCCGCGAGTGGAAACAATATCGAAATAATAACCACAGTCACTAAACCCGCTTTCCATAAGCCTGCATCGCCAAACTTCGGTGGCGTTCCCAACTTTCTCTGGCCTGAAGGTCTGCGCATCCACCACATTACTCCACCAGTCACTGACACCAAAATGAATGCCAAACAGAACAACGCGTTTAGAAGCTTGTTGATGATACTGATATCACCTTGGTGCAGAGAAATACCCACGGCTAAGGTTTTGGCGAATAAATTGTAATCTTGCCACGTCACCTCTCCTAGGATGCGCCCTGAATATTGGTCGAGGTGAGTCGTGCGATCTTGGGTTGGATCGATAATGTCACCGCCCATGGTATTCGCAGCCACGGTGTAAACGCCCGTTTCTGAGCGCGGGAAATTGACTTTATATTGCGTAAAACCAAGAGATTGAGCTTTTGCTATCACATCATCAATCGAGAAATTACTCGCAGATAATACATGCTGAGAATGATCCTCACCCATCTTAGAATGATCATGAGCTTCAGACGCTTCTTCTACTTGGTGGACGTGTTCTGCTGGCTTATCTTGAGACAAAGGCAGTGGCGTTTGCTCTAGGTTCCAAGGCATTTCCTCCTCAGACCCGTGATTTAAAGAAGCATGCGTTTCGTGAGACAGAGGAATGTCGTCCCACATTTGAGCAGGAAAAGTACTCCATGCTTGCACTAGCTTACCGCCCCAAAAACCTGTCCATGACAATCCCGAAAGAATAAATAACAGAAGAATGAATGACAGTGTTCCACCGATGTTCGCATGCAGATCACGCATGAAAATACGCGTTCCTGAACCAAATCGAAGCTTAAGAAAACCAGCGCGGCTAGCGTTATCTCGAGGAAGCCATAAGTAAATGCCACTGATGAGTAACAGAATAGACAAGCTTATTGCGACTTCAATTAGGTAATCACCCCAATCACCAATCAACAAAGTGCCGTGAATGTCATTCGCCAGTTGGTACAGGCTATCGCTGCGCGGGATTTCTCCTACCACTTCACCAGTGTATTGATTCACCGTGGCGAAAACGGAAGTGCCATCTTCAAGCGATACAGAAAATCGGTTCGCAAGATCAGGGACTTTACTCGGAACAAACTGTGTCACCGTACCTTGTGGGTATTGATGCTGTACGGCAGCTAATTGTTGCGACACCTTGATCGGTTCGCCCGATGCAACAATTTCAATCGCGTCTTGATGGAAAGCGAGTTCAATTTCATCATCAAACAACATCACCAAACCAGTAATACTCAACATCAACATGAATGGGATAACGAATAGCCCTGCATAGAAGTGCCAGCGCCAAGTGAGGAAGTAGAGAGTTTTATTGCGGTCTTTGTTTTTTATATTGGTTCTCGAACCGGTTGTTGCACTGCTTGTAGACTGCGAAGTCGCTTGTGCTTTCGCAGAGCTTTGAGATTCATTTCTCAACATTATTATTTCCTTTGACACACGCAAACATACCTTCTGAAGAATCAGAAAGTAATCTGAGCATGTTTAACTTTACTTAATACTTTGTTTTTTTAATTATTTTAGAAGGTTAGGTTTAAGCAATATCAAAGGGAGGGCCGCGCGGGGTTTGTCTCGTGTAGCGTTCGCTTAGAGCCAAAAAAGCGTAGCTGTCTGAGACAATAGAACTCAGTCGAGTTGTCAGTAGTGTAGTTGGAAGTTCGTCTTGGTGAAACGTGGAAAAATGGCTAAATGGACACGGCTTTCCTTTGTGAGTATTGGGCTCGCCTTCCTCAATTTGAACCAGTTCAAAGCCGTTGACCGTACATAACGACGCCCATACTCCCGCACTATTACCATGAGCATTGATAACAGGCATTAATGTCACTAGCACCCAGCTTAATGCTGTAGCAAGTAACATGGAGAAGTTGAACGAAGTTCGGCGCATTATTCCTAATCTTTATAAATTTTCCTTATTATGAGGCACTTGTTATATAGGTAAACGTAAAGATTAACATCAGGTTAAAAAATTGAAGCTAACGCACACTCTTTTTAGTTAAAAACTGGTTACAACCAAAGAGCCAAAAGAATGTTACGCACCTATTAGCAGTAACATGTCTAGAAAATAGCAGTAAACTGTTTAGAAAAAAGACAATAAAAAACGCCGCCTTACACCTTCCTCTAGAGAGGGTAATGTAAGACAGCGTTTTAGAAATCGAATCTTGAGGCTTTGCTCTTTGTTACGTATCTAGCAAACTCAATTGATTAGCAAATTAACCGAAGATCTTGCTCCAAATGCTTGGATTACGCTTCTCGTGATACTCTTCACGAAGGCCATCGATAGTACGAAGCTCTTGCTGTGCAGATTCAAATTCACCTTGGTCTAGCTTCTTCTCAATGCTATCAATCGATGCACTGATCTTTTTGAAACCTTCCATGAAGTGTTCTTCTTTCTCAATTGGGTAAACACCCGTTTTGAGCTCAGCAACTAGCGTGTCGATACGTACGATAGGCTTTTGCATCTCTTCAATGTTTTGAGCTTCTGCCGCTTGTTTGAACGCAAGCTTCATTTCTTGCATGTTTTTCTTAAGGTCAACATTAGCAAAAGCGTTGCCAGACAATAGCGAAGCAGCGATTAAGCCAGATAAAAGGATTGAGCGAGTTTTCATTGTTTCTCCAGGTGAAGCGATGTCTTTGAAGATAGCGCCATCGTTATTGTGGCACTTCGACTTTATTATTTTCGGCTAGTGTATACAAAAATCCGTCGGGTACAAAAATTGATTGTGTCGAAATGCAAACTAGCTAGCTAATTACTGACAAGTACCAGGCAAACCATCATTCAAATACCGAAAAATCGGCAATTGATTGACGACCACGCAATGCTAAAAATGCCAAAAACTGCTGTGGCGAATGAGTGACCACTTTATTCGAATCCACACCTACTTTATCTAACAACGCAGCGACTAAGCCCAAACCACCGACATCTACGCAGAAATGCGCATCGCTACCTGTGGTAATAAATGCACCCTTCTCTTTCGCTATTCTTGCAATCTCATAACAGCGGTCAACACTGCCAACTCTGCTATTGCCTTTGAGTGTGGTGTTGTTGATTTCAATCGCAACGTTATGTTCCGCCGCACATTGAATCACAGCTTCAAAATCGAAATCAAAATTTGGGTTTCCTAAATGACCAAGTGCATCAATTCGACCACCTTTAATCACATTCAACAATGCTTCTGTATGGGTAGCGACATCCGATGGACGAAATACTGGCTCATGAAAACTCGCGATCACCCAATCCAAGTTCTTATCCACACTCGGATGAATGTCGATTTCACCCTGTGTGTTCATGATGTTTGACTCGACACCTCGAATAATTGCGACATCTTCAATAAAACGAGGGAGCACACGCTGATTGCTGAAAAACCAATAGTGTGGCGCGCCCGGCATGGATTCTGAATGGTCAGTAGTACAAAACATGGCTAAACCGTTTTGCTTCGCCGATTTAGCGTTTTCGATCAGCGTGCTGTAAGCATGGCCACTTGCGTATGTGTGGGTGTGGGTATCTACTTTGAGTTCCATGAATCAATGCTCTCTTCGCTTGGTCAAAAAACGTTTTTCAGAAAGTAACTCTGAGTCTCTTTCTGGAAAGGAGTGCCTGCACCTTTTTCTGAAAAGGAGTGCTTCGGAAAAGGAATGCTTAATGGCAACAATTCGACCAGTTTATCAGCTGAAAGTGACAATTAGCACCTAAACATAAGGGTTTCTTGCGAGTTCATTTACACAGCACGATAATACGTGGCTAACCAGAAGACACTAACGCTTTTCTTATCTGAGTAAAATCGAACATACTCGGTAATTACGCCAATTTTTTGCAACCTACCCAAGTTCGTCAATACTTAAACCAGTCTACAAACTGGAGTGTTAGATGAGAAGAAGACGATATCCGCTGAGTATACACATCACTAGCCTTTTCTTAATTTTGACCACTCTTGTCGGTACCGTACTGATTTCGATAAGTTATCGGCACTCTCAAGAACTGCTTTTAGGCACCGTGCGCGAAGTCAGTAATGAACATCGCGATAAGTTGGAATCGGTATTTAAACAAGCTATTGCCCCAGTCATCACAACCTTAAACGTGATGGCAGTGAGCCCGTTTGTTGCTCATCAAACCTCCTCCGTCGAAAAAGAATCTTGGCTTGCTTCGGTCGATATCATCTTCAAACAAAATACTAACTTAGTCGCTCTGTTCTATGGCTCTGAAGATGGTGATTTCAGAATCTTTCGCCCTCTGAGTTCCATTAAACAGAGAGCCGATAACAACGCTCCCGCTAAAGCGACCATGATGGTCAGC from Vibrio splendidus encodes:
- a CDS encoding PepSY-associated TM helix domain-containing protein, whose amino-acid sequence is MLRNESQSSAKAQATSQSTSSATTGSRTNIKNKDRNKTLYFLTWRWHFYAGLFVIPFMLMLSITGLVMLFDDEIELAFHQDAIEIVASGEPIKVSQQLAAVQHQYPQGTVTQFVPSKVPDLANRFSVSLEDGTSVFATVNQYTGEVVGEIPRSDSLYQLANDIHGTLLIGDWGDYLIEVAISLSILLLISGIYLWLPRDNASRAGFLKLRFGSGTRIFMRDLHANIGGTLSFILLLFILSGLSWTGFWGGKLVQAWSTFPAQMWDDIPLSHETHASLNHGSEEEMPWNLEQTPLPLSQDKPAEHVHQVEEASEAHDHSKMGEDHSQHVLSASNFSIDDVIAKAQSLGFTQYKVNFPRSETGVYTVAANTMGGDIIDPTQDRTTHLDQYSGRILGEVTWQDYNLFAKTLAVGISLHQGDISIINKLLNALFCLAFILVSVTGGVMWWMRRPSGQRKLGTPPKFGDAGLWKAGLVTVVIISILFPLAGATIVTAMLLDWLLFSRVEKFKTALS
- a CDS encoding phosphatase, which codes for MELKVDTHTHTYASGHAYSTLIENAKSAKQNGLAMFCTTDHSESMPGAPHYWFFSNQRVLPRFIEDVAIIRGVESNIMNTQGEIDIHPSVDKNLDWVIASFHEPVFRPSDVATHTEALLNVIKGGRIDALGHLGNPNFDFDFEAVIQCAAEHNVAIEINNTTLKGNSRVGSVDRCYEIARIAKEKGAFITTGSDAHFCVDVGGLGLVAALLDKVGVDSNKVVTHSPQQFLAFLALRGRQSIADFSVFE
- a CDS encoding cytochrome b562; translated protein: MKTRSILLSGLIAASLLSGNAFANVDLKKNMQEMKLAFKQAAEAQNIEEMQKPIVRIDTLVAELKTGVYPIEKEEHFMEGFKKISASIDSIEKKLDQGEFESAQQELRTIDGLREEYHEKRNPSIWSKIFG
- a CDS encoding VOC family protein; translation: MLKGIHHAAIICSDYEVSKRFYTEVLKLEVIAENYREARQSYKLDLALPNGAQIELFSFPDAPERPSFPEAQGLRHLAFCVDDVQHAKSYLEEQGIEVEPIRVDEFTGKSFTFFADPDGLPLELYQI